The genomic region ctgcaTCCCAAGTGCCAGCACGACCCCCCACAAAGATGAGCCCAGAGTCGTGTCTGGGGGATTAGAGGGGGAGGGGGCGGAGGGGGGACGGGGGAGAAGGATCGAccccccttctccttccccGCCATTCCTGCCGGAGCCTTCTGACCTCACTCTGCTCTGCCGGAGCATCATAGCGGTTGCCACAGCAACAGCGGCGTTGTCATTGACAGCAGCATCCGCCGCTGCGCAAGGCCGCACGCTGCTATGGGGGCCCAGGCCACAACCCCCAccccacacacactccccccTCGCCCCCAAATTCCCACAGAAGGGTTCAATGAATGAGCCTCCACCCCAAAACCCGTCAGAAGCACCTCCTTAGGTTGCTGacgctcctcctcccctccagaaACCACCATCCCAGGGTTATATGGAGgtgtttttcctcccctccccctttgtttttttccccacgcCCGCCCCGTCGGGGCTCTTCGGTTCGCGAAAGgtggggggctggaggggggtgGTGGAGGGGGTCGCTGCCGCAGCGTTCCCCGCCGCAACCGTGACTCAGCCCCGGGATTAGTCAGCAACCGGGGCCGGCCCACCCGCAACCGGCTGCGCAGCTCCGCCGCCTCCTCGAGGGCTGttccccccacagccccacggCCACCTTGGTGCACGTCGGGGGCCCGTGGCCGTGGGGTTGTGGGGGGGAACAGCCCCCGAGGGGGCCAAGTGTGTGGGGTGGTGTCGCATCCTGGAGCGTGGCCCGTTGCTGCCATCTCGTGGGCTTTCCACTAGTGACTACGGACGTGCCCCCGTCGCGGGGGGAGAGTAGCGGGGGGCTTGGTGGTGTGGTGGAGAGGAGGAAGTCACCCGTGGGGTCTGCAAGTGTTTTGAGGCTGGGGGGAGTTGATGGGGAGGTGGTGGCGTATGAGGAAAGGGGCCCACCAAGCATCATCCTCAGAAGAAAGGGGTCCCATTGCCCCACAAAGCATCAGTCCACAAGAAGGGGGTCCCCTGTCACCCCACAAAGCATCACTTGAAAGGGAAGAGATCCCATCATGTATCACCCCACAAGAAAAGAGTCTCATTGCCCCAGAAAACATCACCTCATAGGGGTGGGCAGCCTTGATTGAGAGTTACCCCATAAGGAAGGGGTCTCATCACCCCACTGAGCATCATCCCATAAGGAAGGGGTCTCGTGGCTCCACAAAACATCACCTTGCAGGGATGGGTGCCCGTGTTTGACTGAGCTTCACCTCACAAGGAAGGATTCCCGCTGTCCCCTGAAGCATCATCCCACAGAGGAGGGGTCTCATCACCTCTCCCCTCCACGTGTATCACCCCACTGGAAGTGTTCCTCACCCTACTTGAGCATTGTCCCACAAGGAAGGGGTCTTACTGCTCCATGAAGCATCACCCATGAGGGCAGGGGCCCATCATCTCCCCAGGCATCACCCCTGAGGGGTGGGCTCCTCACCTGCCCAAGTGTCACTCTGCAGGGAAGGGGTCCCACCACCCCATCAGGCATCACCCTAAAAGAGAGGGGTCCCACTGCCCCAGGAATCATCACCTTGCAGGGATGGGTGCCCTTGGCTGCTCAAGCACCACTCCACAAGGAAAGGGGGTCTCATTGCCCCCTCCAGCTAATAGAAACCTCAGAAGTTCATCAAGGGGAAGCACAAAACTCCAACACAACAGCACTGCGATGTCCTGGGGGCCACCCAACTggacagcagctcagcagaaaaGCCCCCGAGGGTCTTGGTGGAAACCACTTTGCCCAGGAATCAGCATCATGCCCttggggcagaggaggggatgGTGTCATGGGCTGTGTTTGGAGCATTTGGCAGCAGGATCCCCTGATCCTTCCCCAATCCTTCCCCCTCTGCTCAGCGCTGGGAAAGCTACTCCTGGAGTGCAGCATCCAGCACAGAGCTCCCCAGAGTGAGAGAGACAtactggagacagtccagtgaaGGACAACCAAGAGTATTAAAGGACTGGAACGTCTCTCTGataaggagaggctgagggagctgggactgctcagcctggggaagagcaggTTCAGGGAACCTCATCGATGTACAGGCACCTACCTGGGGCGAGGATGCAGAGGGGACAGAGACAGgctcagtggtgcccagtgccaggacaaggggtaatgggcacagaATGAACCATGGGGCTTCTCTCTGGCTGTCAGCAAACACTTTTCTCCTATCAGGGGAGCATTGGCACggggtgcccagggaggtgatggagtccccatccctggagacatcccaaagcCCTCTGGGCACTGTCTTGCTTGAGCAGAGGGCTGGATGATGACCTCCCAAGGTCCTTCCCAACCTCAACCACTGTGTGATTCTGTTCCTCACGTACTTGACCCCACTAGGAAGGGCTCCCCTTCACCCCAGAAGGAACAGAATCCCCTCACCCGCCCCAGCATCACCTCACAAGGAAGGGAGTATCCTCACCCACCCCAGCACTGTCCCACAGTTGGTTCAGCCACAGGCTGCATCAGACCAGAGTGTTCTACCTGACACCCCACAGGGGTCCTGACATGTCGGGGGGTACTGAGCACCCCAGAAGCACCTGGCAGGGTCCTGTGGCTGCTCCCCAACTTCTCTCACAGCAggcagggctcagcacagcatcccacagccccgcctaacttcagcagcagagcagggggtgAGCAGCACCAATCCACATCCCTCCTGGAGCCACTCAGCGCTGTCATGAGTTTCAGAGcctcagcccagcacaggcaAAGGGAATGTGCATCCCCTCAGAgcccaggggctgcagtgcCGGGGGTGGGGAGGCTGCTGTGCCCCAGCCCCGCTGGGGAAGCGCCGCAGGAGCTGCCAGCGGGGGCTGGAGCTGCCGGCAGAGCCGGATGCGGCCCCGCTGCCCAACGAGCCCTAATGAAAGCCATGTGTGTGGGCTttggggagaggctgagctgggaaacagggcccTGCAGAGACCGGGGGGCTGCATCCTGTCCAAAAGCCCAGGTCCCACATGCAGCCAGGCATGCGAACGCCATCCAAACCACAGCTGGATTTGAACCGAATCTCCCGGCATCTGGGCTCGTTTGCTGCACACTTTGATTGAtcgtggggagggggcacaggcgGGAGAAGCTCCAGCTCAGACCTCCCAACAGAGCCAATGACTTAACCAGAGCTGCTTCCAATCTGCTCAGCACATTGAGGCCAAAATGCCCCTTTCCCCGTGCGCTCCCAGTCGCCGGCGCTGCCTCTGCCCAGACGCCGCCCCCGGCGTGAGGCACAAGCCCCGGGGAGTCCCAGCGGGTTTCGGGTGCAGGATGCCAGCTCAGGGGTTGGGGGGGCTCCTCCAGAAGGCAAGATATTAACGCACCCAACCCCGTTCCACCTGTCCCGAAAGCCCCTGAGGGCACCGATCTGCCCCTCGGGGAACGAGAGAGgaactgcaaaagaaaagtggaaaaggTGAAGGTTCTTCCACCTtccccctccccgctccccgccCTCCTCAGTCGCTGCCCCGAGGGCTCGGCGTCACTCAGCAGGTAGCTGGGGCAGCCCGGGGTCCCGGCCCGCCCCGGGGGATGCAGCTGTCTGGGAGCCGCTCGCTGCCGTGATTTATACAGCTCAGCACCATAAATTACCGGGACGGAGCCCGCGGGAGCCATCGCTCACGACGACGGCCAGAGCTCGCTGCCAGAACCTGAAACACTTCCAGCTCTTAATTGaagagagaagggggaaaaaaagaaagagaagatgtggggagaggaggaaatcAGTGCCCGGGGAGTTGGGATTGAACTGTGGCTCCGGGACGGGGGTCGCCCACGTCCCGCTCCCAGGGTCCCGATGCTTCCCGTGGGCGGGACAGGGGAGGGGGATTTCTGAGCCGATGTCTGGGATGTCCCTGTGGGCAGTGCCACCTCATCCCGAGCCCCATGGGGGTGGCCCCGTAGCGAGCTGGAGCACCCTGGATCCTGGAATCTGAGGATGGGCTTCAGCCaagtggtgctgagctgggagggcCATGGCTGCCACCACCACGCACCCTCCATGGTGCCACCCATCCTCTTTGGGATGGCCAAACCCTGTCCCGGCGGCTGGGACAGCACTGGGGGAGCCCCACAGCACCTGCAGGAGCTCCAGCCACAGCACTCAACACCCCACAGTTGTCTCCCACTCACCAAGGGACCAGAGTTATGGAGTGAGACCTCCCCAAGAGCATCCACGGTGGGAGGGCTGACCGATACTCGGGGTGCCCTGCTCGGGTTGAGGGATGCCAGCAGGACCCCCCCATCAGGCTCAGCAGCCGACCTGGAGGTGCCCATCACGACGCTTTGCTGCACGAGGAGGTTGTGCAAGAAACTGCAGCCCGTGAGAAAGGAGAAGCGAAAGTGTGAAGCGAGAGGCGGCTCCACAaaggggggggacacacaccccCAAATTGCATCCCCGGCCCAGCAGCTTTATCGGGCCGTGGGGTGGTGCTGGAGGGATGAAGAGAGGAGACACATGGTGTTGCctgtctcttcctcctcctcccaaagCTTCACAAGTCCCCAACCACTGCTGCCCCACATCTGTGCTCCAGGGCTgcccccatcccccccaaacTTTCTACCAACCCCCCCAGCAACGAATTAAAGCCTCTcgccttcctccctccttccaaaactccttcctcacaTCACCTGCACCCACTGCACTCCCCCCTCAAGCACCCTACACTTCCCCCCCCATCTACCAGCACCTCGAGGTAGGGGGAGAGGGAACCTCCCACCCTCCTTTTCTCACTTTACCCTTTTGCCCATCGCCCGCCCCGTCGGGTCCCACCGAGCACCTGCGCGGGGAGGAGCCGCCTCCGGTAACGGGGGGGAgattggggtggggggggagtgCACACCGGGAGCCGCTAGATGGCGCCCTGCGAGCGGTACCTAATTTGGGAGGGGGGGAGGATCAGCTTTTGGCCGGAGATACCGAGGGGAGCCGGGAGCCGGCCGACCCCCCTCGGTGTCTCCGGGCAAAAGGAAGGATGGAGACCCCCCCCTTGAATGGTCAACGGGGCCGGGAACGAAGTGTCGGGGGAGAGGAAAACGGGTCTCGGAGGAGGAGATcgggatggggaggggagaggaggaggaggaggaggggggggggcCGGCTTGTGAGTGCCCCGCCCGGGGATGGGAGGAGGAAAACCTCCCGCCGTCCCTTTAACAGCCAGCGGCTCTGCTCGGAGTTCAGGCCGGGGTCAGGGGGAGTTCGCAGCCCGGGTTTCACCTCCGAGCTGGCGGCGTCGGGAACCCCGAGGAaccgctgctgctgcttcttccacctcctcctcttcttcttcctcctcctcccgttCCGTAGGACCGGCCGGGAGCTCGGGGTATggaggaacagcagcagcagaggaggaggagggtggaaGGGAACAGCAACCGGCGGCGGCCCCCACGGGGCTGAGCCATGAGAGTTCACCGAGACCTCGGCTGGTTGGCGGAGGCTACAGGGCGCCCAGGTAAAAGGCTGGAGGGGAGTGTGGGGGGGGGACGGGACACCCCGAAACTATTAAAAATAGGGGAAGAAAACCCCCCTGAAAGCAGCTCCGCGCGCGCTTGGCTTTGCCCACCTGGGCAGACGGGACCGGCACCGGGGggaggcggggaggggaggtcccgttccccttccccccctcgGCCATCCCCCCGCTCCCCTCGCAGGGCGGGGGTGTGGGGGGAGAGGAAACGGGGGCGGGGGGCgtccggggcggggggggtggggatggggggcACAGTCAGCCGCCTCCCGGCACCGGGGCGCATAAGAACCGGGAAGGCAGCGGGGGGAGCCGGGGCCAGCGGCGCCGCGCAGGTAACGGCGGCCCCAGGGGCGCGggcggacggacggacgggcaGGGGGCACCGGCCCGGTTCCCGCTGCCGGTTTCCCTTCGGCAGGTGGGCGCGGGGGTGCCGGGGCGctggcggggccggggcgcggcgctggcggcggcggcggcgggtgaTGTCACTTTCTCCAAAAGCCTCCGGGGGTTTTCAGCCCCCTCCCGCCCACCCCCGGCCCGCCGAGAAGCGAGACCCCATATAAGCGGTGGcaccggccccgcggccgcgcAGAGCTGCCGGGACGCGGCGGCAACGCGCGGGACCGAGCCCCGACACCCCCCCCACgccccttccccacccctccACGCGCGGATCGAGCCCCTCGACGTGTGGGTCGAGCCTCCAGCCCTCCCCCTCAcctaccccccccccccccccaaccccggAGCCGGTTGCCCCGGGGGCCAGTTGCTCGTCTGACAGGGGGGTCGGTGGCGGTGTGTTGCAGGGCGGCGGGCGAGGAGCGGGATGCTGGAGGCCATGGAGGTGCCGAGCCACTcgcggcagctgctgctgcagctgaacaCGCAGCGCACCAAGGGCTTCCTGTGCGACGTGATCATCGTGGTGCAGAACGCGCTCTTCCGCGCTCACAAGAACATCCTGGCAGCCAGCAGCGCCTACCTCAAGTCGCTGGTGGTTCACGACAACCTGCTCAACCTGGACCACGAGATGGTGAGCCCCGGCATCTTCCGCCTCATCCTCGACTTCATCTACACGGGCCGCCTGGCCGAGTGCGAGCCgggaggggagcagagcctgggcGCCGTGCTGGCCGCCGCCAGCTACCTCCAGATCCCCGGCTTGGTGGCTCTTTgcaagaagaaactgaaacGCAGCGGCAAATACTGTCACCTGCGCGGGGGCTACGCGCCCTACAAGCTGGGCCGGGGGCTGCGCGCCGCCACGCCGGTGATCCAGGCCTGTTACTCGGGGACGCCGCGGCCCGTGGACCTGCCGCCCGTGGAGCCGGCGGCTCCGCTCAACACGCAGTGTGGGGAGCTCTACGCCTCGGCCGCCCAGGGAGCCCCGCTGCACCCCCACGGGCTGTGCCCTCCCGAGCGACACTGCTCGCCGCCCTGCGGCCTCGACCTCTCCAAGAAGAGCCCCACCGgcccctctgcccagctcctgcccaccGACCGCCTGCTGCCCGGTGAGCCCCGCGAGCCCTCGCTGCCCCCGCGGCACGACAGTCCCCCCGTTGGCGCCGGACTCCTGGGCGGCCACGCCGCCGCCTACAAGGACTCCCCGCCCGGCGGAGAACCGGGGGGACACCCGCACGTCCCCGACCCCTTCCGCAGCACGCCGCCCTGCGCCGAGCCCCCGCTGCCCCGCGCCGACGGGCGCGAGCTGATGTACCGCTGGATGAAGCACGAGCCGCTGGGCCCCTACCTGGACGAGGGGGAGGCGGAGAAGGAGCTGGAGCGGGAGGAAAAGGCCGAGTCGCCGCCCTCGGCGCCGCAGCCCCGTTACCCCAGCGTGGAGAGCAACGACCTGGAGCCCGACAACAGCACGAGCGAGGAGACGGGCAGCAGCGAGGGCCCTTCGCCCGGCGACGCGCTGGACCGCTACTGCAACCACCTGGGCTACGAGCCGGAGAGCCTGGGCGACAACCTGTACGTCTGCATCCCCTGCGGCAAGGGCTTCCCCAGCTCCGAGCAGCTCAACGCGCACGTGGAGGCTCACAACGAAGAGGAGCTCTATCACAAGGCGGCGGCCGAGCAGGCCGTGCCCTTCCTGGACAAAGGCGGCCCGGGGCTGGGTGACATCCTACGGCCCTACCGCTGCTCCTCCTGCGACAAATCCTACAAGGACCCGGCTACGCTGCGGCAGCACGAGAAGACCCACTGGCTGACGCGCCCTTACCCCTGCACCATCTGCGGCAAGAAGTTCACGCAGCGCGGCACCATGACCCGCCACATGCGCAGCCACCTCGGCCTCAAGCCCTTCGCCTGCGACGCCTGCGGCATGCGCTTCACCCGCCAGTACCGCCTGACCGAGCACATGCGCATCCACTCGGGAGAGAAGCCCTACGAGTGCCAGGTGTGCGGCGGGAAGTTCGCCCAGCAGCGCAACCTCATCAGCCACATGAAGATGCACGCGGCCGGCCCCGACGGCAAAGCCAAGCTGGACTTCCCTGACAGCGTCTACGCCATGGCTCGCCTCACTGCCGACCAGCTGGGGCTCAAGCAGGAGAAGGCGGCCGAGCTGCTCTCCCACACCTCGCACTTCCTCAGCGACCCCAAGGCCATGGAGAGCCTCTACCCGCTGGCCAAGTTCACGGCCGAGCACCTGGGGTTGAGCCAGGACAAAGCGGCCGAGGTGCTGGCGCAGGCTCCGCACCTCCACGCCGAGGCCGCCCGGACCATAGAGCGGTACTCGCCTCCCTAACGCCGGCCCGgccggggggctgggggggtcccGGGCTCCCCTTGCTGCCCCGTGTtgagctggggcagggcaggaggggggACGGACACGGCGAGAG from Colius striatus isolate bColStr4 chromosome 20, bColStr4.1.hap1, whole genome shotgun sequence harbors:
- the HIC1 gene encoding hypermethylated in cancer 1 protein; protein product: MRVHRDLGWLAEATGRPGRRARSGMLEAMEVPSHSRQLLLQLNTQRTKGFLCDVIIVVQNALFRAHKNILAASSAYLKSLVVHDNLLNLDHEMVSPGIFRLILDFIYTGRLAECEPGGEQSLGAVLAAASYLQIPGLVALCKKKLKRSGKYCHLRGGYAPYKLGRGLRAATPVIQACYSGTPRPVDLPPVEPAAPLNTQCGELYASAAQGAPLHPHGLCPPERHCSPPCGLDLSKKSPTGPSAQLLPTDRLLPGEPREPSLPPRHDSPPVGAGLLGGHAAAYKDSPPGGEPGGHPHVPDPFRSTPPCAEPPLPRADGRELMYRWMKHEPLGPYLDEGEAEKELEREEKAESPPSAPQPRYPSVESNDLEPDNSTSEETGSSEGPSPGDALDRYCNHLGYEPESLGDNLYVCIPCGKGFPSSEQLNAHVEAHNEEELYHKAAAEQAVPFLDKGGPGLGDILRPYRCSSCDKSYKDPATLRQHEKTHWLTRPYPCTICGKKFTQRGTMTRHMRSHLGLKPFACDACGMRFTRQYRLTEHMRIHSGEKPYECQVCGGKFAQQRNLISHMKMHAAGPDGKAKLDFPDSVYAMARLTADQLGLKQEKAAELLSHTSHFLSDPKAMESLYPLAKFTAEHLGLSQDKAAEVLAQAPHLHAEAARTIERYSPP